Proteins found in one Lepeophtheirus salmonis chromosome 9, UVic_Lsal_1.4, whole genome shotgun sequence genomic segment:
- the P5CS gene encoding delta-1-pyrroline-5-carboxylate synthase isoform X1, with the protein MPFTLGNKSSFVKNIYGNVSKTLKGKSTQHVWSGGSSNSTRSNLSGPHNLKMISTGISTDLQNRKMGSKIIQPNAKIHRTGLGTAIHYNNSTSSAADDMSRRLLGSIPGEEVIKHVEHQAFLQRNQIPNSKSVVIKLGSAVITRSDGNGLALGRLASIVEQVAELQNRGIHCILITSGAVAFGKQKLSQELMMSMSMRETLHNNRMSKEDINDMMKSSLKKPNAAVGQSGLQALYEMMFRNYSIIVGQVLVTKADFYDVNSRTQLFNTIRELICLNIIPIINTNDAVSPPMAMATEDDSSEFIAIKDNDSLAARVAVELNADLAILMSDVDGIYDKPPTEEGAQILHTYSVSSRSQDIEFGEKSDSGTGGMESKVKSASWACNNGVSVVICNGMKHNTIQKVFAGEKLGTFFTKAESDGDPVEIMAKNARNGSRKLLSLSPIERADIISKIANSLVDRQEEIMAVNQKDLKMALKNELSPPLLSRLKFTKAKIISLADGLKQIADTSYENVGKVIRRTKVSDSLDLLQKTVPIGVLMVIFESRPDALPQVASLSIATSNGLLLKGGKEAAHTNSLLMNIVKEALGTYGCADAISMVSSREAVGDLLKMSEYIDLVIPRGSNELVSMIKEQSKMIPVLGHAEGVCHVYVDRDADIEKAVKIVVDSKTDYPAACNAMETLLFHEDLLDYGFDKICHALKDAGVLIHAGPNLAKKLTFGPPLAPRLRYEYGDLACTVELVKNVYEAIDHIHKYGSGHTDAIVSENSDTLECFKNSVDSACVFTNCSTRMSDGYRMGLGAEVGISTGRIHARGPVGVEGLLTTKWLLSGNGDTAQEYAKGDRAFIHQHIPVENVNLSQND; encoded by the exons ATGCCTTTCACTCTGGGAAATAAGTCTTCCTTTGTTAAAAACAT ATATGGAAACGTTTCGAAAACGTTAAAAGGAAAATCCACTCAACATGTATGGAGTGGGGGTAGTTCAAATTCTACCAGATCCAATCTTTCCGGACcacataatttgaaaatgatttcaaCTGGAATATCAACGGATTTGCAAAATAGGAAAATGGGATcaaag attaTACAACCCAATGCTAAGATCCATAGAAcg gGGTTGGGAACTGCCATTCATTACAACAACTCAACGTCTTCTGCTGCGGATGATATGAGCCGTCGTCTTCTTGGTTCTATACCAGGAGAAGAGGTCATTAAGCATGTAGAACATCAAGCATTTCTGCAACGGAATCAAATTCCAAATTCAAAAAGtgttgttataaaacttggaaGTGCGGTGATTACTCGTTCTGATGGAAATGGCCTTGCTTTAGGAAGATTAGCCTCTATTGTGGAACAAGTTGCAGAACTTCAGAATCGTGGTATTCATTGTATACTCATCACAAGTGGAGCAGTTGCCTTTGGAAAGCAAAAACTATCTCAGGAGCTTATGATGAGTATGAGTATGAGAGAGACTCTTCATAACAATCGTATGTCTAAAGAAGACATCAATGATATGATGAAGTCTTCTTTGAAAAAACCCAATGCTGCCGTCGGACAAAGTGGACTTCAGGCATTGTATGAAATGATGTTTAGAAACTACAGTATCATTGTTGGACAA GTTTTAGTCACTAAAGCTGATTTCTACGACGTCAATAGTCGAActcaattatttaatactattagGGAActgatttgtttaaatataattcctaTTATAAATACTAATGACGCAGTAAGTCCACCTATGGCCATGGCTACTGAAGATGATTCATCTGAGTTTATTGCCATTAAAGACAATGATTCCCTTGCTGCTCGGGTTGCAGTTGAGTTAAATGCAGATCTTGCGATTCTTATGTCAGACGTAGATGGTATTTATGACAAACCTCCCACTGAGGAAGGTGCACAGATTCTTCATACTTATAGTGTATCATCTCGATCCCAAGATATTGAATTTGGTGAAAAGTCTGACTCAGGAACAGGTGGAATGGAGTCCAAAGTAAAGTCAGCCTCTTGGGCTTGTAATAATGGAGTATCTGTTGTTATTTGCAATGGAATGAAACATAATACGATTCAAAAGGTATTTGCTGGTGAAAAATTGGGAACATTCTTCACCAAAGCTGAAAGTGATGGAGATCCAGTTGAAATTATGGCAAAGAATG cTCGCAATGGCAGTCGCAAATTACTTTCTCTTTCTCCTATTGAACGTGCtgatataatatcaaaaattgccAACTCTCTAGTTGATCGACAAGAAGAAATTATGGCCGTCAATCAAAAGGACTTGAAAATGGCACTCAAGAATGAATTAAGTCCTCCTCTATTATCTCGGCTCAAGTTTAcgaaagcaaaaattatttcattggcTGATGGTTTGAAGCAAATTGCAGATACTAGCTATGAAAACGTGGGCAAAGTTATTCGACGTACTAAAGTGAGTGACTCTTTAGATCTCTTACAAAAAACTGTACCCATTGGAGTTCTTATGGTTATTTTTGAGTCGAGACCAGATGCTTTACCTCAAGTAGCTTCTCTGTCCATTGCAACGTCTAATGGTCTCTTGTTGAAAGGAGGAAAGGAAGCCGCTCATACGAATAGTCTACTAATGAACATCGTTAAAGAAGCATTGGGAACTTATGGATGTGCCGATGCTATTTCAATG GTGTCCTCTAGGGAAGCCGTTGGagatttgttaaaaatgagtgaaTACATTGATCTTGTCATTCCTCGAGGATCAAATGAACTTGTATCCATGATCAAAGAGCAAAGTAAAATGATTCCAGTCCTTGGTCATGCTGAAGGGGTTTGCCATGTTTATGTTGATCGTGATGCAGATATTGAAAAGGCTGTGAAAATTGTAGTTGACTCCAAAACTGATTATCCAGCAGCATGCAATGCCATGGAAACCCTTCTTTtccatgaggatttgttggactATGGCTTTGACAAAATATGCCATGCCCTCAAAGATGCGGGTGTTTTAATCCATGCAGGACCAAATCTTGCGAAAAAGCTTACGTTTGGACCACCATTAGCTCCTCGATTACGTTATGAGTATGGAGATTTGGCTTGTACTGTGGAATTGGTTAAAAATGTGTACGAGGCCATTGATCATATCCACAAATATGGTAGTGGACACACTGACGCAATTGTGTCTGAAAACTCTGATACGTTGGAGTGCTTTAAAAATTCTGTGGACAGTGCTTGCGTTTTTACGAATTGCAGTACCAGAATGTCAGATGGATACAGAATGGGACtag GTGCGGAAGTAGGAATTAGTACTGGCCGAATTCATGCAAGAGGTCCAGTTGGTGTTGAGGGTCTTTTGACGACTAAATGGCTTTTGAGTGGTAATGGAGATACAGCCCAAGAATATGCGAAAGGGGATCGTGCTTTTATTCATCAACATATCCCAGTTGAGAACGTCAATCTCAGCCAAAATGATTGA
- the P5CS gene encoding delta-1-pyrroline-5-carboxylate synthase isoform X2, producing MSLHLICLRYGNVSKTLKGKSTQHVWSGGSSNSTRSNLSGPHNLKMISTGISTDLQNRKMGSKIIQPNAKIHRTGLGTAIHYNNSTSSAADDMSRRLLGSIPGEEVIKHVEHQAFLQRNQIPNSKSVVIKLGSAVITRSDGNGLALGRLASIVEQVAELQNRGIHCILITSGAVAFGKQKLSQELMMSMSMRETLHNNRMSKEDINDMMKSSLKKPNAAVGQSGLQALYEMMFRNYSIIVGQVLVTKADFYDVNSRTQLFNTIRELICLNIIPIINTNDAVSPPMAMATEDDSSEFIAIKDNDSLAARVAVELNADLAILMSDVDGIYDKPPTEEGAQILHTYSVSSRSQDIEFGEKSDSGTGGMESKVKSASWACNNGVSVVICNGMKHNTIQKVFAGEKLGTFFTKAESDGDPVEIMAKNARNGSRKLLSLSPIERADIISKIANSLVDRQEEIMAVNQKDLKMALKNELSPPLLSRLKFTKAKIISLADGLKQIADTSYENVGKVIRRTKVSDSLDLLQKTVPIGVLMVIFESRPDALPQVASLSIATSNGLLLKGGKEAAHTNSLLMNIVKEALGTYGCADAISMVSSREAVGDLLKMSEYIDLVIPRGSNELVSMIKEQSKMIPVLGHAEGVCHVYVDRDADIEKAVKIVVDSKTDYPAACNAMETLLFHEDLLDYGFDKICHALKDAGVLIHAGPNLAKKLTFGPPLAPRLRYEYGDLACTVELVKNVYEAIDHIHKYGSGHTDAIVSENSDTLECFKNSVDSACVFTNCSTRMSDGYRMGLGAEVGISTGRIHARGPVGVEGLLTTKWLLSGNGDTAQEYAKGDRAFIHQHIPVENVNLSQND from the exons ATGTCCTTGCATTTAATTTGCCTTAGATATGGAAACGTTTCGAAAACGTTAAAAGGAAAATCCACTCAACATGTATGGAGTGGGGGTAGTTCAAATTCTACCAGATCCAATCTTTCCGGACcacataatttgaaaatgatttcaaCTGGAATATCAACGGATTTGCAAAATAGGAAAATGGGATcaaag attaTACAACCCAATGCTAAGATCCATAGAAcg gGGTTGGGAACTGCCATTCATTACAACAACTCAACGTCTTCTGCTGCGGATGATATGAGCCGTCGTCTTCTTGGTTCTATACCAGGAGAAGAGGTCATTAAGCATGTAGAACATCAAGCATTTCTGCAACGGAATCAAATTCCAAATTCAAAAAGtgttgttataaaacttggaaGTGCGGTGATTACTCGTTCTGATGGAAATGGCCTTGCTTTAGGAAGATTAGCCTCTATTGTGGAACAAGTTGCAGAACTTCAGAATCGTGGTATTCATTGTATACTCATCACAAGTGGAGCAGTTGCCTTTGGAAAGCAAAAACTATCTCAGGAGCTTATGATGAGTATGAGTATGAGAGAGACTCTTCATAACAATCGTATGTCTAAAGAAGACATCAATGATATGATGAAGTCTTCTTTGAAAAAACCCAATGCTGCCGTCGGACAAAGTGGACTTCAGGCATTGTATGAAATGATGTTTAGAAACTACAGTATCATTGTTGGACAA GTTTTAGTCACTAAAGCTGATTTCTACGACGTCAATAGTCGAActcaattatttaatactattagGGAActgatttgtttaaatataattcctaTTATAAATACTAATGACGCAGTAAGTCCACCTATGGCCATGGCTACTGAAGATGATTCATCTGAGTTTATTGCCATTAAAGACAATGATTCCCTTGCTGCTCGGGTTGCAGTTGAGTTAAATGCAGATCTTGCGATTCTTATGTCAGACGTAGATGGTATTTATGACAAACCTCCCACTGAGGAAGGTGCACAGATTCTTCATACTTATAGTGTATCATCTCGATCCCAAGATATTGAATTTGGTGAAAAGTCTGACTCAGGAACAGGTGGAATGGAGTCCAAAGTAAAGTCAGCCTCTTGGGCTTGTAATAATGGAGTATCTGTTGTTATTTGCAATGGAATGAAACATAATACGATTCAAAAGGTATTTGCTGGTGAAAAATTGGGAACATTCTTCACCAAAGCTGAAAGTGATGGAGATCCAGTTGAAATTATGGCAAAGAATG cTCGCAATGGCAGTCGCAAATTACTTTCTCTTTCTCCTATTGAACGTGCtgatataatatcaaaaattgccAACTCTCTAGTTGATCGACAAGAAGAAATTATGGCCGTCAATCAAAAGGACTTGAAAATGGCACTCAAGAATGAATTAAGTCCTCCTCTATTATCTCGGCTCAAGTTTAcgaaagcaaaaattatttcattggcTGATGGTTTGAAGCAAATTGCAGATACTAGCTATGAAAACGTGGGCAAAGTTATTCGACGTACTAAAGTGAGTGACTCTTTAGATCTCTTACAAAAAACTGTACCCATTGGAGTTCTTATGGTTATTTTTGAGTCGAGACCAGATGCTTTACCTCAAGTAGCTTCTCTGTCCATTGCAACGTCTAATGGTCTCTTGTTGAAAGGAGGAAAGGAAGCCGCTCATACGAATAGTCTACTAATGAACATCGTTAAAGAAGCATTGGGAACTTATGGATGTGCCGATGCTATTTCAATG GTGTCCTCTAGGGAAGCCGTTGGagatttgttaaaaatgagtgaaTACATTGATCTTGTCATTCCTCGAGGATCAAATGAACTTGTATCCATGATCAAAGAGCAAAGTAAAATGATTCCAGTCCTTGGTCATGCTGAAGGGGTTTGCCATGTTTATGTTGATCGTGATGCAGATATTGAAAAGGCTGTGAAAATTGTAGTTGACTCCAAAACTGATTATCCAGCAGCATGCAATGCCATGGAAACCCTTCTTTtccatgaggatttgttggactATGGCTTTGACAAAATATGCCATGCCCTCAAAGATGCGGGTGTTTTAATCCATGCAGGACCAAATCTTGCGAAAAAGCTTACGTTTGGACCACCATTAGCTCCTCGATTACGTTATGAGTATGGAGATTTGGCTTGTACTGTGGAATTGGTTAAAAATGTGTACGAGGCCATTGATCATATCCACAAATATGGTAGTGGACACACTGACGCAATTGTGTCTGAAAACTCTGATACGTTGGAGTGCTTTAAAAATTCTGTGGACAGTGCTTGCGTTTTTACGAATTGCAGTACCAGAATGTCAGATGGATACAGAATGGGACtag GTGCGGAAGTAGGAATTAGTACTGGCCGAATTCATGCAAGAGGTCCAGTTGGTGTTGAGGGTCTTTTGACGACTAAATGGCTTTTGAGTGGTAATGGAGATACAGCCCAAGAATATGCGAAAGGGGATCGTGCTTTTATTCATCAACATATCCCAGTTGAGAACGTCAATCTCAGCCAAAATGATTGA